The proteins below are encoded in one region of Huiozyma naganishii CBS 8797 chromosome 7, complete genome:
- the DCN1 gene encoding NEDD8 ligase DCN1 (similar to Saccharomyces cerevisiae DCN1 (YLR128W); ancestral locus Anc_8.322), giving the protein MEEDAIHDFIELTQCRDRKKAERYLRESHWNVNYALNDFYDKEVGNFFSTYKDVPQDNVVYPPELIHVFDQYSEAGVITFEGMITYIGDLSLSIDDLVTICLAQLLGWENLLAPITREQFLAQWFLQGCSTINEMKTVLADLNGKLEKDRGYFKEIYMYTFPLLVEPDQNKLDAASTIEYWKLFFDQEKKYPMIIDQELLDPWFVYLGEQSENMSVTEDIWKMVYQFFNRFRSLGDVKQGYDEMAAWPILIDEFIEYLQDTVPNF; this is encoded by the coding sequence ATGGAGGAAGATGCAATCCATGACTTTATCGAATTGACACAATGTCGGGACAGGAAGAAAGCAGAGAGATATCTCAGGGAAAGTCACTGGAATGTAAACTACGCCCTGAATGATTTCTACGATAAAGAGGTTGGGAACTTTTTCAGCACGTACAAGGATGTACCCCAGGACAATGTTGTGTACCCACCTGAGTTGATACATGTGTTTGATCAATACAGTGAAGCAGGGGTCATTACATTTGAAGGGATGATTACGTATATCGGTGATCTTTCTCTATCCATCGATGATTTGGTCACAATCTGCCTAGCCCAGTTGCTTGGGTGGGAAAACTTACTGGCACCAATTACGCGAGAGCAATTCTTAGCCCAGTGGTTTCTGCAAGGCTGTTCCACAATAAACGAGATGAAAACAGTATTGGCAGATCTCAATGGGAAGCTGGAGAAGGATAGGGGCTATTTTAAAGAGATATACATGTACACCTTCCCTCTGCTAGTTGAACCTGACCAAAACAAACTTGACGCTGCCAGTACAATAGAGTATTGGAAACTTTTCtttgaccaagaaaaaaaatacccGATGATTATAGATCAAGAGTTACTTGACCCATGGTTTGTATACTTAGGAGAGCAATCGGAAAATATGTCCGTAACAGAAGATATCTGGAAAATGGTATACCAGTTTTTCAACCGGTTCAGAAGCTTGGGAGACGTTAAACAAGGATATGATGAAATGGCAGCGTGGCCGATACTGATAGATGAGTTCATTGAGTACCTGCAGGATACTGTCCCGAATTTTTAG